One segment of Manihot esculenta cultivar AM560-2 chromosome 4, M.esculenta_v8, whole genome shotgun sequence DNA contains the following:
- the LOC110613037 gene encoding probable ubiquitin-conjugating enzyme E2 23, with protein MGSEQNEKIPNANEPTARIDDLNTLNQSGALTQGSGHVLIVNSQNNGKLDAFVTNLHNVPYVYRQDTVIHKKTGTIGVVDEVAGDSDSDSSITDDEDDEDEGDEVDDEDEEGDADGNANANRSSDKNKGSSNYKNEILQADQVRVLWMDDTEPIQHVNDIQVVDRGFLHGDYVASASDPTGQVGVVLDVNISVDLQVPDGSIIKDVSSRELKRVREFAIGDYVVLGPWLGRVDDVLDNVTVLIDDGSMCKVVGAEPLRLKPVSKSMFDVDEHIPYYPGQRVRASSSSVFRNSWFQSGSWKANRLEGTVTKVRAGSVFIYWIASAGHGPDSSTAPAEEQSPKNLKLLSCFAHASWQVGDWCHLPPAIRQSSSITLDQGLSKLGLYDSVKSELSSDQLENGCDSDQVAPEESDGNNETMDTDPMVAPDGINGKTVSNGSSESSSCGSSASVSKDPVHETWPLHRKKIRKVVIRREKKARKKEENFEKALLVVNTRTRVDVAWQDGSIERGLESTLLIPIDSPGDHEFVAEQYVVEKSSDDIDNASEARRVGVVKSVNAKERTACVRWLKPVTRAEDPREFDKEEIVSVYELEGHPDYDYSYGDVVVRLSPVSVSAQATSDGESVRELKWKATLNNSTVNVKKRSGSKKEDDEFIGEACLDFSDLSWVGNITGLRNGDIEVTWADGMVSTVGPQAIFVVGRDDDDDSIAAGSEVSDDAASWETVDDDEMDAVENGQEEVRLQNAAHGNSEAEVTLESNNSGRNPALSLPLAALDFVTRLATGFFSRGRKNVDPDFSGSRGENGLQTQGVMDISEERDSADDTSSLKSNVIDNGGGQIIHDNVEEHSTIDMEVPISSDAPDTLCNLSTDKSDTPTCFEDDTLSFKRFDIAKDPVDHYFLGSNAQINNGRKWLKKVQQDWNILQNNLPDGIYVRVYEDRMDLLRAVIVGAYGTPYQDGLFFFDFHLPPEYPDVPPSAYYHSGGWRINPNLYEEGKVCLSLLNTWTGRGNEVWDPTSSSILQVLVSLQGLVLNSKPYFNEAGYDKQIGTAEGEKNSLSYNENTFLLSCKTMMYLMRKPPKDFEGLAQEHFRKRGYYILKACDAYMKGSLIGSLTKDASISNNENSNLTSVGFKLMLAKIVPKLYSALNEVGADCHDFKHLLQ; from the exons atggGAAGTGAACAAAATGAGAAAATCCCCAATGCCAATGAGCCTACTGCTAGAATTGATGATTTAAATACCTTGAACCAAAGTGGTGCTCTGACACAAGGTTCTGGTCATGTCTTGATTGTAAATAGTCAAAACAATGGCAAACTGGATGCTTTTGTCACGAACCTGCACAATGTACCATACGTTTATAGACAAGATACTGTGATACATAAAAAGACCGGGACGATTGGAGTAGTGGATGAAGTAGCTGGTGATTCGGATTCTGATAGCAGCATTACtgatgatgaggatgatgaAGATGAGGGAGACGAGGTTGACGATGAGGATGAAGAGGGTGATGCTGATGGCAATGCCAATGCTAACAGGAGTAGTGACAAGAACAAAGGTAGTAGTAATTATAAGAATGAAATCCTTCAGGCTGACCAGGTCCGAGTACTTTGGATGGATGACACTGAACCTATCCAACATGTTAATGATATACAAGTTGTTGATAGGGGATTCTTGCATGGGGATTATGTTGCTTCAGCTTCAGATCCAACTGGGCAAGTGGGTGTTGTGCTAGATGTCAATATATCTGTTGATTTGCAAGTTCCTGATGGATCTATTATCAAAGATGTATCGTCCAGAGAGTTGAAGCGAGTGAGAGAGTTTGCTATCGGTGATTATGTGGTCCTTGGTCCATGGTTGGGTAGAGTTGATGATGTTTTAGATAATGTGACTGTGTTAATTGATGATGGTTCCATGTGTAAAGTAGTGGGGGCTGAGCCACTACGTCTCAAACCAGTATCCAAGAGCATGTTTGATGTAGATGAACATATTCCTTACTACCCAGGGCAGCGTGTAAGGGCAAGCTCATCATCAGTTTTTAGGAATTCTTGGTTCCAATCAGGTTCATGGAAAGCTAATCGGTTGGAAGGTACTGTTACCAAAGTTAGAGCAGGATCAGTATTTATCTATTGGATAGCATCTGCCGGCCATGGGCCTGATTCTTCAACAGCTCCTGCTGAAGAGCAGAGTCCAAAGAACTTAAAACTGCTGTCTTGTTTTGCACATGCAAGTTGGCAAGTAGGTGATTGGTGTCATCTTCCACCTGCTATCAGGCAATCATCCTCAATCACCTTGGACCAAGGTCTGTCAAAGTTAGGGCTTTATGATTCAGTCAAAAGTGAATTAAGTTCTGATCAACTGGAAAATGGATGTGATTCAGATCAAGTTGCACCAGAAGAATCTGATGGGAATAATGAAACCATGGATACTGATCCAATGGTTGCTCCTGATGGAATTAATGGAAAGACTGTAAGTAATGGTTCATCTGAATCTAGCTCATGTGGTAGTTCAGCATCGGTTTCAAAGGATCCTGTCCATGAAACTTGGCCTCTTCATCGCAAGAAGATACGAAAAGTGGTAATTAGAAGAGAAAAGAAGGCTCGAAAGAAAGAGGAAAACTTTGAAAAAGCCCTTCTAGTTGTCAATACCAGAACAAGGGTTGATGTGGCATGGCAGGATGGATCTATAGAACGTGGACTGGAATCAACATTGTTGATCCCAATTGATAGTCCTGGTGATCATGAATTTGTTGCTGAACAGTATGTTGTGGAGAAGTCCTCTGATGATATCGATAATGCTTCTGAAGCTAGACGTGTTGGGGTTGTAAAAAGTGTTAATGCAAAAGAGCGAACAGCATGTGTAAGGTGGTTAAAGCCAGTTACCAGGGCAGAAGATCCTCGTGAGTTTGACAAAGAGGAAATTGTAAGTGTGTATGAGCTAGAGGGACATCCAGACTATGATTACTCCTATGGGGATGTAGTTGTTCGATTATCCCCAGTTTCAGTATCCGCACAAGCGACCTCTGATGGGGAATCTGTCAGAGAACTAAAGTGGAAAGCTACGCTGAATAATAGTACTGTAAATGTGAAAAAACGCTCAGGCAGTaagaaagaagatgatgaaTTCATTGGTGAAGCTTGTCTGGACTTCTCAGATCTCTCTTGGGTTGGAAATATAACTGGTCTAAGAAATGGTGATATTGAAGTCACGTGGGCTGATGGGATGGTTTCAACG GTTGGACCTCAAGCAATCTTTGTTGTTGGtcgagatgatgatgatgactcAATTGCAGCTGGGAGTGAAGTAAGTGATGATGCAGCTAGTTGGGAAACAGTTGATGATGATGAGATGGATGCCGTTGAGAATGGTCAAGAG GAAGTTCGGCTGCAAAATGCTGCCCATGGGAACTCTGAGGCAGAAGTAACTCTGGAGAGTAATAATTCTGGAAGGAATCCAGCATTGTCTCTTCCTTTAGCTGCACTTGACTTTGTTACAAGACTGGCCACTGGGTTCTTCTCAAGGGGACGAAAAAATGTTGATCCAGATTTTTCTGGGTCCAGGGGTGAAAATGGACTTCAGACGCAGGGAGTAATGGATATTTCTGAGGAAAGGGATTCTGCTGATGATACAAGTTCTCTGAAATCTAATGTCATAGATAATGGGGGTGGGCAAATTATTCATGATAATGTAGAAGAACATTCTACTATAGACATGGAGGTGCCAATATCATCAGATGCACCAGACactttatgcaatttgagcacAGATAAATCAGATACTCCAACATGTTTTGAGGATGATACTCTCAGTTTCAAACGTTTTGATATAGCAAAAGATCCTGTGGACCATTATTTTCTTGGTTCAAATGCACAG ATTAACAACGGAAGGAAGTGGCTCAAGAAGGTTCAGCAAGATTGGAACATTCTTCAGAACAACTTGCCTG ATGGAATCTATGTACGGGTTTATGAAGATCGAATGGATCTCTTAAGGGCAGTAATTGTTGGGGCATATGGAACACCCTATCAAGATGGACTATTCTTTTTTGATTTTCACCTTCCACCAGAGTATCCTGATGTGCCACCG TCAGCATATTACCATTCTGGTGGTTGGAGAATAAATCCAAATTTGTATGAGGAGGGCAAGGTGTGCCTCAGCCTTTTAAATACGTGGACTGGCAGAGGCAATGAAGTTTGGGATCCAACGTCTTCTAGCATCCTTCAAGTTCTAGTTTCACTTCAGGGTTTAGTGCTAAATTCTAAGCCATATTTTAATGAAGCTGGGTATGATAAGCAGATTGGGACAGCTGAAGGAGAGAAGAATTCACTATCATATAATGAAAATACCTTTTTACTGAGTTGCAAAACGATGATGTATCTTATGCGAAAGCCCCCCAAG